A genomic segment from Alistipes senegalensis JC50 encodes:
- the mobA gene encoding conjugal transfer protein MobA — protein sequence MNGKKRNVGGKPPKPDKASHQVMVRFNDEEYARFLAMYEQSGVYAKAVFIKARVFGAEFRVLKVDKTLVDYYTRLSSLHAQYRAVGVNYNQTVKELKSRFSEKKAMALLYKLEKMTVELAGLSRQILALTNEFQQRWLPKLT from the coding sequence ATGAACGGTAAGAAACGAAACGTCGGGGGCAAACCGCCCAAACCCGACAAGGCCAGCCACCAAGTGATGGTGCGCTTCAACGACGAGGAATACGCCCGATTCCTCGCCATGTACGAGCAGTCGGGCGTGTACGCGAAAGCGGTTTTTATCAAAGCCCGCGTTTTCGGTGCGGAGTTTCGCGTGCTGAAAGTCGATAAAACGCTCGTCGATTATTACACCCGCCTCTCCTCACTGCACGCCCAATACCGTGCCGTCGGCGTGAATTACAACCAAACCGTGAAGGAGTTGAAGAGCCGCTTTTCGGAGAAAAAGGCAATGGCTCTGCTCTACAAATTGGAAAAAATGACCGTCGAGCTGGCAGGATTAAGCCGTCAGATCCTCGCCTTAACGAATGAATTTCAGCAGCGATGGTTGCCAAAATTAACGTAG
- the mobB gene encoding conjugal transfer protein MobB — protein MVAKINVGSSLYGALAYNGEKINEGQGRLLATHKIFDEGTGRLDIRRAAEDFARYLPEQVRTLKPVVHISLNPHPDDCLTDTELTAIAEEYLARLGYGDQPYAVFKHEDIDRHHLHIVTINVGEDGKRLDRDFLYRRSKNITRALEQQYGLHTAERKRQTQAEPLRAVDAAAGDVKTQIGSVLKGISGRYKFQTLGEYRALLSLYNLTVEECRGEVRGREYRGFVYFATDDRGEKIGTPIKASRFGKRYGYEAFERWCAASKEQIKERKLGDMTKATAMATLRRTKDRAEFIALLKAKGVDVVLRETDMGRIYGATFIDHRTGCVLNGSRLGKELSANALQEHFAPPAAGIPLPIVLLQQTDTADVPTQASLYDDAAGGGLGLFTVDTQGADAEEEAFMREMQRRKKKKKKNRKL, from the coding sequence ATGGTTGCCAAAATTAACGTAGGAAGCTCGCTTTACGGGGCATTGGCCTACAATGGCGAGAAGATCAACGAGGGGCAGGGGCGGCTGCTTGCCACGCACAAAATCTTCGATGAAGGGACGGGGCGCCTCGACATTCGGCGGGCGGCGGAGGACTTCGCCCGTTACCTGCCGGAGCAGGTGCGCACATTGAAACCGGTGGTGCATATCTCTCTGAATCCGCACCCCGATGACTGTCTGACCGATACGGAACTGACGGCCATCGCCGAGGAGTACCTCGCACGGCTCGGTTACGGCGACCAGCCTTACGCGGTGTTCAAGCACGAGGACATCGACCGCCACCACCTGCACATCGTAACTATCAATGTGGGGGAAGACGGGAAGCGGCTCGACAGAGATTTTTTGTACCGGCGCAGCAAGAACATTACCCGCGCGTTGGAACAACAGTACGGGCTGCATACTGCCGAGCGCAAGCGGCAGACGCAGGCCGAACCGCTCCGCGCGGTGGATGCGGCGGCAGGCGACGTGAAGACGCAAATCGGGAGCGTCCTGAAAGGCATATCCGGCAGGTACAAGTTCCAGACGCTCGGAGAGTACCGCGCCCTGCTTTCGCTATACAATCTTACCGTCGAGGAATGTCGCGGCGAGGTGCGCGGCAGGGAGTATCGCGGCTTCGTCTATTTCGCGACCGACGACCGGGGCGAGAAAATCGGTACGCCGATCAAAGCCTCCCGCTTCGGCAAGCGGTACGGATACGAGGCGTTCGAGCGGTGGTGCGCCGCAAGCAAGGAGCAGATCAAGGAGCGAAAACTCGGCGACATGACCAAAGCGACGGCGATGGCCACCTTACGCCGCACGAAAGACCGCGCGGAGTTCATCGCTCTGCTGAAAGCCAAAGGTGTAGACGTCGTGCTGCGCGAGACCGACATGGGACGTATCTACGGTGCGACGTTCATCGACCACCGCACGGGATGCGTGCTGAACGGCTCCCGTCTGGGCAAGGAGCTTTCCGCAAACGCCTTACAGGAACACTTCGCACCTCCGGCGGCGGGCATACCGCTCCCGATCGTCCTCTTGCAGCAAACGGATACGGCGGACGTACCGACGCAAGCGTCCCTTTACGACGACGCAGCGGGCGGCGGTTTGGGGCTGTTTACTGTTGATACGCAGGGTGCGGACGCCGAGGAGGAAGCCTTCATGCGTGAGATGCAGCGACGAAAAAAGAAAAAAAAGAAAAACAGAAAACTTTAA
- the mobC gene encoding conjugal transfer protein MobC, translating into MMQQEDDLRALAKIMDFLRAVSILLVVMHVYWYCYEAIFAWGVNIGVVDRILMNFDRTAGLFRSILYTKLFAVVLLGLSCLGTTGVKDEKITWPRIGTALTAGFVLFFLNWWLLALPFPLMATTLLYVATTTAGYVCLLMAGLWASRLLKHDLMDDPFNNENESFMQETRLLTNEYSVNLPMRFYYKKKWHNGWINIVLPQRASIVLGTPGSGKSYAVVNSYIKQQIEKGYCQYIYDFKFSSLSTIAYNHLLNHLDGYTVKPKFYVINFDDPRRSHRCNPIHPDFMEDITDAYESAYTIMLNLNKTWVQKQGDFFVESPIILFAAIIWYLKIYRNGKYCTFPHAVEFLNRRYEDIFPILSSYPELENYLSPFMDAWLGGAAEQLQGQIASAKIPLSRMISPQLYWVMSDSDFTLDINNPQEPKILCVGNNPDRQNIYGAALGLYNSRIVKLVNKKGKLKSSIIIDELPTIYFKGLDNLIATARSNKVAVLLGFQDFSQLVRDYGDKEAKVVMNTVGNIFSGQVVGETAKTLSERFGKVLQRRQSITINRNDKSTSINTQMDSLIPPSKISSLTQGMFVGSVADTFDERIEQKIFHCEIVVDAEKVKREEKAYKPIPVITDFTDEEGNDRMKEQIQENYNRIKADVKRIVTDELERIKNDPALAHLLQQK; encoded by the coding sequence ATTATGCAACAAGAAGATGATTTGAGGGCATTGGCGAAAATCATGGATTTTCTGCGTGCCGTAAGTATATTGTTAGTCGTGATGCACGTCTATTGGTATTGTTACGAGGCGATCTTCGCGTGGGGCGTGAATATCGGTGTGGTCGATAGAATCCTGATGAACTTCGACCGAACGGCGGGATTGTTCCGCTCCATACTCTACACGAAGCTCTTTGCCGTCGTGCTGCTCGGTCTCTCGTGCTTGGGTACGACCGGAGTGAAGGACGAGAAGATAACGTGGCCGCGCATCGGTACGGCACTTACGGCGGGTTTCGTGCTCTTTTTCCTGAATTGGTGGCTGTTGGCTCTGCCGTTCCCGCTCATGGCGACGACATTGCTCTACGTCGCAACGACGACCGCAGGGTACGTCTGTCTGCTGATGGCAGGGTTGTGGGCGAGCCGCCTATTGAAGCACGACCTCATGGACGACCCGTTCAATAACGAGAATGAATCCTTCATGCAGGAGACGCGTCTGCTGACCAACGAATACTCCGTGAACTTGCCCATGCGCTTTTACTACAAAAAAAAGTGGCATAACGGCTGGATCAACATTGTGTTGCCGCAGCGTGCCTCCATCGTGTTGGGTACGCCGGGCAGCGGAAAATCCTATGCCGTGGTCAATTCCTATATCAAGCAGCAGATCGAAAAGGGATACTGTCAATACATTTACGATTTCAAATTTTCCAGCCTCTCGACCATTGCCTACAACCACCTCCTGAACCACTTGGACGGGTATACGGTAAAGCCGAAATTCTATGTAATCAATTTCGACGACCCGCGACGGTCGCACCGCTGCAACCCCATACACCCCGACTTCATGGAGGATATTACCGACGCTTACGAGAGTGCCTATACCATCATGCTCAACCTCAATAAGACGTGGGTGCAGAAGCAGGGCGACTTTTTCGTCGAATCGCCGATCATCCTCTTCGCAGCAATTATTTGGTATCTCAAAATTTACCGAAACGGGAAATATTGCACCTTCCCGCACGCCGTCGAGTTCCTGAACCGTCGTTACGAGGATATTTTTCCGATTCTCTCCTCGTATCCCGAACTCGAAAACTACCTCTCGCCCTTTATGGACGCATGGCTCGGCGGGGCGGCGGAGCAGTTGCAGGGGCAGATCGCATCGGCGAAAATCCCGCTCTCGCGTATGATCTCGCCGCAGCTTTACTGGGTCATGTCCGACAGCGATTTTACCCTCGACATCAACAACCCGCAGGAGCCGAAGATCCTCTGCGTCGGCAACAATCCCGACCGTCAGAACATTTACGGCGCGGCTCTCGGCCTGTATAACTCGCGCATCGTGAAACTCGTCAATAAGAAAGGCAAACTCAAATCCTCGATTATCATCGACGAGCTGCCGACCATCTATTTCAAGGGGTTGGACAACCTGATCGCCACTGCCCGCAGCAACAAGGTCGCCGTGCTTCTGGGCTTTCAGGATTTCTCACAGCTTGTCCGCGACTATGGCGACAAAGAGGCCAAAGTCGTGATGAACACCGTCGGCAATATCTTCTCCGGTCAGGTGGTAGGCGAAACGGCCAAGACGCTTTCAGAACGCTTCGGAAAGGTCTTGCAGCGGCGGCAGAGCATAACCATCAACCGCAACGACAAGTCCACATCCATCAATACGCAGATGGATTCGCTCATCCCGCCCTCGAAGATTTCCTCTCTGACGCAGGGGATGTTCGTCGGCTCCGTAGCCGATACGTTCGACGAGCGGATCGAGCAAAAGATTTTCCACTGCGAAATCGTCGTGGACGCCGAAAAGGTGAAGCGGGAAGAGAAAGCCTACAAACCCATACCCGTCATTACCGATTTCACGGACGAGGAGGGCAACGACCGCATGAAAGAGCAGATTCAGGAGAACTACAATCGGATCAAGGCCGACGTGAAACGGATTGTCACCGACGAGTTGGAACGCATCAAGAACGATCCGGCGCTGGCGCATCTGTTGCAGCAGAAATAG
- a CDS encoding YhcG family protein encodes MKNEDRILLYNADFIGEIKRIVTQARQKAYTAINSAMVEAYWQMGKRIVEQEQQGKDRADYGSQLLKSLSKELTAEFGKGFSVNSLYYFRQFYLAFPEKLPTAWGILTWSHYKRLLSVSNVNARTWYLKEAAEQMWSYRTLDRNIGSQYYERLLLSQHKDTVEGEMKALTAPFDKDRMEFIKNPTVAEFIGLSPNSDFTETELEGAIIGNLQKFLLELGKGFSFVARQKLVRTEKKDYFIDLVFYNYILKSFVLIDLKTTTITHQDVGQMDMYVRMYDERVRGEGDNPTIGIVLCSETDEDIARYSVLHDNDRLFASKYMLYMPTEEELREEIERQKTFFRLQHDNSPKEEV; translated from the coding sequence ATGAAAAACGAAGATCGCATATTGTTATATAACGCGGATTTCATCGGCGAAATCAAACGCATCGTAACACAAGCCCGTCAAAAGGCATACACCGCCATTAACTCGGCGATGGTCGAGGCTTATTGGCAGATGGGCAAGCGCATCGTGGAGCAGGAGCAGCAGGGTAAAGACCGCGCCGATTATGGTTCGCAGTTGTTGAAATCGCTCTCGAAAGAACTTACAGCGGAGTTCGGCAAAGGGTTTTCAGTAAACTCGTTGTACTATTTTCGACAGTTCTATCTCGCCTTTCCCGAAAAACTCCCCACAGCGTGGGGAATTTTGACATGGTCGCATTACAAGCGGTTGTTGAGTGTTTCCAACGTCAATGCCCGCACGTGGTATTTGAAAGAGGCCGCCGAACAGATGTGGAGCTACCGCACGCTCGACCGCAATATCGGTTCGCAGTATTACGAACGGTTGCTGCTCTCGCAGCACAAAGATACGGTCGAGGGCGAGATGAAAGCACTGACCGCTCCGTTCGATAAAGACCGCATGGAGTTCATCAAGAACCCGACCGTCGCGGAGTTCATCGGCCTTTCGCCCAACAGTGATTTTACGGAAACGGAATTAGAAGGAGCCATCATCGGCAACCTGCAAAAATTCCTGCTCGAATTGGGCAAAGGCTTCTCGTTCGTCGCGCGGCAGAAATTAGTCCGCACCGAGAAGAAAGATTATTTTATCGACCTCGTGTTCTACAACTACATTCTTAAATCGTTCGTGCTGATCGACCTCAAAACGACGACCATCACGCACCAAGACGTCGGGCAGATGGATATGTACGTGCGGATGTACGACGAGCGAGTGCGCGGCGAGGGAGACAACCCGACCATCGGCATCGTTTTATGCTCGGAAACGGATGAGGACATCGCCCGCTACTCCGTGTTGCACGACAACGACCGTCTGTTTGCCTCGAAATATATGCTCTATATGCCCACCGAGGAGGAGTTGCGCGAAGAGATCGAGCGGCAAAAGACGTTCTTCCGCCTGCAACACGATAATTCCCCAAAGGAGGAGGTATAG
- a CDS encoding helix-turn-helix domain-containing protein, translating into MSTTNNRLTAEELQKLRQTDFSKKQGFVKAETVLGKEVGEVGTPEREEFDAKARAWYYGEMLRERRKELGMTQKELAERVGRERTYINRIEKGETDLQLSSFIRIASALGIMLRLDVIWA; encoded by the coding sequence ATGAGTACGACAAACAACCGATTAACAGCAGAGGAATTGCAGAAACTCCGGCAGACGGATTTCAGCAAGAAACAGGGGTTCGTAAAGGCCGAAACGGTACTCGGCAAAGAGGTTGGCGAGGTCGGCACTCCGGAACGGGAGGAGTTCGATGCAAAGGCTCGTGCATGGTATTATGGCGAAATGCTGCGGGAGCGGCGCAAAGAACTCGGTATGACGCAAAAGGAACTTGCCGAACGTGTGGGACGGGAACGCACCTACATCAATCGTATCGAAAAAGGAGAAACCGATTTGCAACTCTCCTCGTTTATTCGCATCGCATCTGCGTTGGGTATCATGTTACGCCTCGACGTGATTTGGGCGTGA
- a CDS encoding RteC domain-containing protein: MTRHISEDLLFRMAAEPVTDAGQRQVRLAQLARTLHKLYETTEQDIELFRTLQHTRIRLDAWLDDPQRIDMTAIRPFDPTVQIAIGYIDTELELLARYGGQPKPSVPRIRWTGTLVELVELIYGLQEMRCINDGEASINELIALFSSRFGLEINVRNCYDAYLDMKRRKNDSRTYFLDKMRERLNLRMQRDDEKERERRK; encoded by the coding sequence ATGACAAGACATATCAGCGAAGATCTGCTGTTCCGTATGGCGGCCGAGCCCGTTACGGATGCGGGTCAACGACAGGTTCGTCTGGCGCAATTAGCCCGGACCCTGCATAAACTTTATGAAACCACAGAACAGGACATCGAACTGTTCAGGACCTTGCAGCATACCCGCATCCGGTTGGATGCTTGGCTCGACGATCCGCAACGTATCGACATGACAGCGATACGCCCGTTCGATCCTACGGTACAGATCGCAATCGGATATATCGATACCGAACTGGAGCTGCTCGCCCGTTACGGCGGTCAACCCAAGCCATCCGTACCGCGTATCCGCTGGACGGGAACACTCGTCGAATTGGTCGAACTGATCTACGGTTTGCAGGAAATGCGCTGCATCAATGACGGCGAAGCGTCGATCAACGAGTTGATCGCTCTCTTCAGCTCGCGGTTCGGGCTGGAGATCAACGTTCGTAATTGCTACGACGCCTATTTGGATATGAAACGCCGCAAGAACGACAGCCGGACGTACTTTCTCGACAAGATGCGTGAGCGACTGAACCTGCGGATGCAGCGCGACGATGAAAAGGAACGCGAGCGCCGCAAATAA
- a CDS encoding cytochrome d ubiquinol oxidase subunit II produces MDTITLLQHYWWFIISLFGALLVFLMFVQGGQALLYALGRNERERNLLTGVLGHKWELTFTTLVTFGGAFFASFPLFYSTSFGGAFYVWMAILFCFVLQAVAYEYRRKPANVFGERTFNAFLLINGVLGPLLIGTAVGTFFTGAEFTVDRLNLANQGGAAVISQWATPWHGLEAIAEWRNVLLGAALVMLTKTLACQYFMHQIDDEAILRRARRGVRIFGPLFVLHFVIWTAGLLVADGWTANAAEIISVEPCKYLHNLMDMPYVAVILLVGVAAVLWSLFLGWHGKRQAIWFGGAGTVLTVLSLLLLAGWNGTAYYPSLTDMQSSLTISNSSSSLFTLKTMAWVSLFIPFVVAYIWYVWGALSRKTGERASDGEGY; encoded by the coding sequence ATGGATACGATCACACTGCTCCAACACTACTGGTGGTTCATCATTTCGCTTTTTGGGGCCCTGCTGGTCTTCCTGATGTTCGTGCAGGGCGGACAGGCGCTGCTCTACGCGCTGGGGCGCAACGAGCGCGAACGCAACCTGCTGACCGGCGTGCTGGGCCACAAATGGGAACTTACTTTCACCACGCTGGTGACATTCGGCGGCGCGTTCTTCGCCTCGTTCCCGCTCTTTTACTCCACGTCGTTCGGCGGGGCGTTCTACGTCTGGATGGCCATTCTCTTCTGCTTCGTGCTGCAGGCCGTGGCCTACGAATACCGCCGCAAACCCGCCAACGTCTTCGGCGAGCGGACTTTCAACGCCTTTCTGCTGATTAACGGCGTTCTGGGGCCGCTGCTGATCGGCACCGCCGTGGGGACCTTCTTCACGGGAGCGGAATTCACGGTCGATCGCCTCAACCTCGCCAATCAGGGCGGCGCGGCGGTCATCTCGCAATGGGCGACGCCGTGGCACGGGCTCGAAGCCATCGCCGAGTGGCGCAACGTCCTGCTGGGTGCGGCGCTGGTGATGCTTACCAAGACGCTTGCATGCCAATACTTCATGCACCAAATCGACGACGAGGCGATTCTACGGCGTGCACGTCGCGGTGTGCGGATCTTCGGCCCGTTGTTCGTCCTGCACTTCGTCATCTGGACCGCAGGATTGCTCGTCGCTGACGGATGGACGGCGAACGCCGCGGAGATCATCTCCGTCGAACCCTGCAAATACCTGCACAACCTCATGGATATGCCCTATGTGGCAGTTATACTGCTTGTCGGCGTGGCAGCTGTGCTGTGGAGTCTCTTTCTGGGATGGCACGGCAAGCGGCAGGCCATCTGGTTCGGAGGTGCCGGCACGGTCCTCACGGTGCTGTCGCTGCTTCTGCTGGCCGGGTGGAACGGCACGGCCTACTATCCCTCGCTGACGGACATGCAGTCGTCGCTGACGATCTCGAACTCCTCGTCGAGCCTCTTCACGCTCAAGACGATGGCGTGGGTATCACTGTTCATTCCCTTCGTGGTGGCCTACATCTGGTATGTATGGGGAGCCTTGAGTCGCAAAACCGGAGAACGGGCATCCGACGGCGAAGGCTATTGA
- a CDS encoding DUF4492 domain-containing protein, which produces MFFTSILRFYIDGFREMKLGRTLWLIILAKLFIMFAVLKVFFFPDPLSGKDDVQRRKHFLYELTS; this is translated from the coding sequence ATGTTTTTTACATCCATCCTCCGCTTCTACATCGACGGCTTCCGGGAAATGAAGCTGGGGCGCACCTTGTGGCTTATCATTCTCGCCAAGCTGTTCATCATGTTCGCCGTGCTGAAGGTCTTTTTCTTTCCAGACCCTCTCTCAGGAAAAGACGACGTGCAGCGCCGGAAACATTTTCTTTATGAACTGACCTCCTGA
- a CDS encoding PepSY-like domain-containing protein produces the protein MKPKLTMKHYAMIAAALVAGVLLFTECASMRIPYRRLPAKAKAFIETYFPAERCVYAERDRDDGRREYEVKLSDGTEIDFHATGDWKKVECEYSFVPAGIVPQTITEDLARRFPGGRITEAERETGGYKITTEGGAKAVYSSNGTFIRVEYD, from the coding sequence ATGAAACCGAAACTGACGATGAAACATTACGCGATGATCGCGGCGGCGCTCGTGGCCGGCGTGCTGCTCTTTACCGAGTGCGCGTCGATGCGCATCCCCTACCGGCGTCTGCCTGCCAAGGCGAAGGCGTTTATCGAGACCTATTTCCCCGCCGAGCGCTGCGTATATGCCGAGCGGGACCGCGACGACGGCCGCCGGGAATACGAGGTGAAGCTCTCCGACGGCACGGAGATCGACTTCCACGCAACGGGCGACTGGAAGAAAGTGGAGTGCGAATACTCGTTCGTGCCAGCAGGCATCGTCCCGCAGACTATTACCGAAGACCTCGCACGGCGCTTTCCCGGCGGACGTATTACCGAGGCCGAGCGGGAGACGGGCGGATACAAGATCACGACGGAAGGCGGCGCGAAGGCGGTCTACTCCTCGAACGGAACCTTCATCCGCGTGGAGTACGATTGA
- a CDS encoding PepSY-like domain-containing protein, with protein sequence MKRIGKYTAVLAAIVAGLLTMTGCDDEERISYGKLPSAARAFIETYFPAESCTYAERDRADGRREYKAVLSNGTEIEFDAAGQWTEVDCKFSLLPAGIAPERIVSDLAARYPDAGIYKIERAPGGYEVTIGSGLELIYSADGTFVREERY encoded by the coding sequence ATGAAAAGAATCGGGAAATATACGGCAGTCTTGGCGGCGATCGTCGCCGGACTGCTGACCATGACGGGATGCGACGACGAGGAGCGCATCTCCTACGGTAAATTGCCCTCGGCGGCGCGGGCCTTCATCGAGACGTACTTCCCCGCCGAGAGCTGCACCTATGCCGAGCGGGATCGGGCCGACGGCCGCCGCGAGTACAAGGCCGTGCTCTCGAACGGCACGGAGATCGAGTTCGATGCTGCGGGCCAATGGACGGAGGTGGACTGCAAGTTCTCGCTGCTGCCCGCGGGCATCGCGCCCGAACGGATCGTCTCGGACTTGGCCGCCCGTTATCCCGACGCAGGAATCTACAAGATCGAACGCGCCCCGGGCGGCTACGAGGTCACGATCGGCAGCGGGCTGGAGCTGATCTACTCCGCGGACGGGACATTCGTCCGGGAGGAGAGATACTGA
- a CDS encoding PepSY-like domain-containing protein, with protein sequence MKTNLFLLTMLAGTLPLASCDKNNPADELPGPQPPAVSTQAEAALKAKYPAATNVVWQTKQGYVVADFSLAEARAAGAAELSAWFDNGGAWYMTETDIPFAALPEAVQTAFNGSEYAAAPWQVDDVDKLEREGVETIYVVEVEKRENGNKTEVDLYYAPDGVLVKKIADAAPDYDYGDYIPSKPATGIEEYIRQNYPNARITEIDHERGMTEVDIVDGRTPRELLFDGSDSWLYTKTEVHRTEVPQPVMTALQNSQYASYWIDDIDHYLTPDKEFWRFDLESAQGDVKVDITADGTLSLKQPGGGNTGGNTGGNTGGGNHGQGNGGMVNATAAEFIAQKYPGAQIMEYDREDGLLEVEIWHEGREKNVYFNGQNAWVYTEWDIHRSELPEAVTAAIPAEYASYTIDDIEYVQTPDAEYYLVELECGKQEIELRITAEGRVL encoded by the coding sequence ATGAAAACGAATCTTTTTCTTCTGACGATGCTTGCGGGAACGCTTCCCCTTGCGAGCTGCGATAAGAACAACCCTGCGGATGAACTTCCGGGACCCCAGCCGCCTGCGGTGAGCACCCAGGCCGAGGCGGCCCTGAAGGCCAAATACCCCGCTGCGACGAACGTCGTATGGCAGACCAAACAGGGCTACGTGGTGGCCGACTTCTCGCTCGCCGAGGCCCGTGCCGCCGGAGCTGCCGAACTGTCGGCCTGGTTCGACAACGGCGGTGCGTGGTACATGACCGAGACGGATATTCCTTTCGCGGCGCTTCCCGAAGCCGTGCAGACGGCCTTTAACGGGAGCGAATACGCCGCCGCGCCGTGGCAGGTGGACGACGTAGACAAGCTCGAACGCGAGGGCGTGGAGACGATCTACGTCGTAGAGGTGGAGAAGCGCGAGAACGGAAACAAGACGGAGGTGGACCTCTACTATGCGCCCGACGGCGTGCTGGTCAAGAAGATCGCCGACGCGGCCCCCGACTACGACTACGGGGACTACATCCCCTCGAAACCGGCCACGGGCATCGAGGAGTATATCCGTCAGAACTACCCGAACGCCCGCATCACGGAGATCGACCACGAGAGAGGCATGACCGAGGTGGATATCGTGGACGGCCGCACGCCGCGCGAGCTGCTGTTCGACGGCAGCGACTCGTGGCTCTACACCAAGACCGAGGTACACCGCACGGAGGTTCCGCAGCCGGTGATGACGGCGTTGCAGAACAGCCAGTACGCCTCGTACTGGATCGACGACATCGACCACTACCTGACCCCCGACAAGGAGTTCTGGCGCTTCGACCTGGAGTCTGCACAGGGCGACGTGAAGGTGGACATCACCGCCGACGGCACGCTCTCGCTCAAGCAGCCCGGAGGCGGCAATACGGGTGGTAATACAGGCGGCAATACGGGCGGCGGCAACCACGGCCAGGGCAACGGCGGGATGGTGAACGCGACGGCAGCGGAGTTCATCGCCCAGAAATACCCCGGCGCGCAGATCATGGAGTACGACCGTGAAGACGGCTTGCTGGAGGTGGAGATCTGGCACGAGGGACGCGAGAAGAACGTCTACTTCAACGGCCAGAACGCCTGGGTCTACACCGAGTGGGACATCCACCGCAGCGAGCTTCCCGAGGCCGTCACGGCGGCTATCCCTGCCGAGTATGCCTCGTACACCATCGACGACATCGAGTACGTTCAGACGCCCGATGCGGAATACTACCTCGTGGAGTTGGAGTGCGGCAAGCAGGAGATCGAACTGCGCATCACGGCCGAGGGCCGGGTGCTCTGA
- a CDS encoding PepSY-like domain-containing protein, translated as MKKTMLVLCPLLLILSVGMLTDNDRAVAFGQLPPAAQRFIESFRPAAGVAYALREREFFEVEYKVVLTNGVRMKFRRNGSWKRIDCRYGQAPRQAVPPQVARRIGELYPGARITDIDRGERTTRIRLDNRATLTLDREWNFEPADTEELKRP; from the coding sequence ATGAAAAAGACGATGCTCGTGCTCTGCCCGCTGCTGCTGATCCTCTCGGTCGGGATGCTGACCGACAACGACCGTGCGGTCGCTTTCGGACAGCTGCCGCCCGCGGCGCAGCGGTTCATCGAGTCGTTCCGCCCGGCGGCCGGGGTGGCCTATGCCCTGCGCGAGCGGGAGTTCTTCGAGGTGGAGTACAAGGTGGTGCTGACCAACGGCGTGCGGATGAAGTTCCGCCGCAACGGATCATGGAAGCGGATCGACTGCCGCTACGGGCAGGCGCCCCGGCAGGCCGTTCCGCCGCAGGTCGCCCGCAGGATCGGGGAGCTCTATCCCGGAGCGCGGATCACGGACATCGACCGCGGTGAACGCACGACGAGAATAAGACTCGACAATCGGGCGACGCTGACGCTCGACCGGGAGTGGAACTTCGAGCCTGCCGATACCGAGGAGCTGAAAAGGCCGTGA